A region from the Macrobrachium nipponense isolate FS-2020 chromosome 47, ASM1510439v2, whole genome shotgun sequence genome encodes:
- the LOC135204384 gene encoding gastrula zinc finger protein XlCGF49.1-like, whose product MKKHPQTCKKEVPTRKRNSHNGEKPFRSTDCGKAFYKRINLTNDITNPTREKFICNDCGKAFSLKHILVSYRIHTGEKPFMCKECGKAFSQKSSLTLHMRLHTGEKPFICNECGKAFSRKTHLTLHMRFHTGEKPYMCKECGKAFSQKSSLIIHMRIHTGEKPYMCKECGKAFSRKSSLTLHMRLHTGEKPFMCNECGKAFSRKSSLTNHLRLHSGEEKETT is encoded by the coding sequence atgaaaaaacatccacaaacttGCAAGAAGGAAGTACCAACAAGAAAGAGGAATAGTCACAATGGAGAGAAGCCTTTCAGATCAactgactgtgggaaagcattttacAAGAGAATTAATCTTACAAATGATATTACAAATCCtaccagagagaaattcatatgcaatgactgtgggaaagcattttccttgaaacaTATTCTAGTTTCATATagaatccatactggagagaagccattcatgtgcaaggaatgtgggaaagcattttcccagaaatcaagtcttacacttcatatgagattgcatactggagagaagccattcatttgtaatgaatgtgggaaagcattttcccgcaAAACACAtcttacacttcatatgagatttcatactggagagaagccatatatgtgcaaggaatgtgggaaagcattttcccagaaatcaagTCTTAtaattcatatgagaatccatactggagagaagccatatatgtgcaaggaatgtgggaaagcattttcccggaaatcaagtcttacacttcatatgagattgcatactggtgagaagccattcatgtgcaacgaatgtgggaaagcattttcccggaAATCAAGTCTTACAAATCATCTGAGGTTGCACtctggagaagaaaaagaaacaacatga